In the Diadema setosum chromosome 11, eeDiaSeto1, whole genome shotgun sequence genome, TTCGCCTGCATGCTACCCTTCATTTCAGTATTCTTCATCCACATCGGACTTACAGTGTGGCAGGTTGGCCTCTTGCGATCACTGGAGCCTATCCTAACATTCATCTTCAGTCCCCTGTGGGGCACCCTCGCTGACCGGTTCAGCAAGCACCGGTTGGCTACCACGGTGGCCATTGCTGGTGCCGGCATACTCTACTTCACCTTCCTCTTTGTACCTGCCATGACAGGGGTCCACCCAGATTCGTTGGTGGCCGATGTTGCTACGGAGTGCCCGATGCAAGCGGGACTAGAAGACCAGGGCTTGGTGTGCGCCAATGAGCTCAGCACCGACCACATGATGCACCAGCGCTCAATAAGAGGAGATGCCAGAAATATCACAAACAGTTCAAGTACTGAACAGTGCACAGAGCTGTGCGAAGCTGGTAAAGAAGCCGGTAGGAGTGTAAGAGATGGTAATTTGGTGATCTGTTTTGGACAAGATGAGGAAGTGGCATGTCACAAGTGTGCTGGAACAACTGTAGAAGGCACTGCTGATGGTGCCCTCGTTGTGTTTAGCGTGGTGTGCCCTAGTGGGAGCGGCAGAGATTTGGATGGTTATTCTGCCAACTTCTCGGACAGTAACACAGGGACTAGCAGCCCAGCCTTAGTCCCTGATCTCCTTCTTACAAATGTTAGTGATTCCTGCCAGCAGCTTGTGTGCTGCCaatgtgtgagagagaaacTTCCCAACCCGAGGAAGGGGGCTACCTTTGCCATCTGCATTTTTCTTGGCATTCTTGCCGTGTCGTTTAACTGCAACATTTTGATGTTCTTTGATGCATTTACCATGGAGCTGCTGAAAGGTAAAGAGGAAGTATATGATGTCAATAATATTTCTCATAATATGTCGATATGAAAGATTGAGGTAAATTTAATCCTTATGATGTTTTCTTGCAATTtaataaatgtttaatgctGGAATTTCTAGTACATGCAAATTAGATATAAGCATACAGTAATAATTTgatattcaccatttttcaTCAGACTATAATGAGGCAGGGCTATGTGAATATGGCACATTACTTAATGATGTCAATCATTGGCATTTCAGGTGTATGTTATTGTTTATAGTCCTGATTTGTACCAGGTATAGCAAATGAGTGTATGTTTCATGTAATTTTCACCTTGAACAAGCGGTGAAAGTGATGTCTTTATGAGATCAATGTTTCTGCTCAGACCGTCGTAAAGACTATGGCAAGCACAGAGTGTGGGGTGCGGTCAGCTGGGGTCTCTTTGCATTCCTTGGTGGAGTGGCCGTGGATGTCTACACCGACCTGACCGGGGCTAAGACTGACCGCTTTGAGCCGGCCTTCGTCATCTACCTCGTAGGCATGACCATCTGCGGGTTGATTGTCTACAACATGAGGCTGCCAGAGCACCGGAAGCCGGATGCCATGAAGAAGAATCTTCAGTCCCTCCTCTGCAAAGGAGAGAtcatcctcttcctcttcatcgTCGTGGTAACGGGCATGTCCTTTGTGATGACATTCACATACGTGTTCATATTCATGAAGACGGATCTGAAGAGCCCTTACCTGTTGCTTGGCCTTGCTGTGACTCTTACCGCCATTGCTGAGATTCCCTTCATGTATTTCTCAGGAAATATCATCAAGCGGGCGGGGTATTCAGGTAATTCTCGTCTGCAGTTTTATCTAGAAATTAttcatacaaaatgtaatttatgTTGCCCTCTTCTACCCTGTATATCAAAATCACTCAGaggcttaacccgttgaggacgagtcccgagtatactcgggcaagtgtctgtgggaaatgtgtatggtagcaaaatcaacctgtcctcaacgggctaaTTCTTGATTTCAGTTGTAGTGAATGCAGACAGAGGCCACTGACCAAAAACTCAcaatataaatgaaaaatgagcaGGGAAAATTGGATTCCATATGGAGTCAAACCCAAGACCACCTGACTGTTAGATTGGTGATCTTACAGACTTAGCTATGGAAAGCTTCAGTACgatgttcgtcccagaaacccctTTATCTGTAATGCTCGTATGCTCAGAAAATTACATAAACCTGATATACACCGTAAGAGTAGATATCGACTTTTGGATAAGTGCGAGGGAGGTCTTGGGTTCCAGTCCTGATGGAATTCCATTTCTGTgctcattttttatttacattaaagggattgtatagtttttgttgagacctaatttcaggtttctaacatttttttggtgggataatgagaaacctcttatgaaatatgaaagagcatgtaattccatgaggaattcaatgtttatttaatgaaaattggttttgaaatggctgagatatccaaaacagcgattctaataaagtgtgggacccacattttattacgattgctttgttttactttgtttttggatgtttcagtcattccaaacccggttttcatcaaataaactttgaattcctcgtaaaatggtatgctctgtactatttcataagtgttttcttggtatcttgcaaaaagctaaaagcccaattttcatctccacaaatactgtaccatccctttaacccgttgaggatgggctgattttgctccaacatacattatattctcgggactagtcttcaaggGGTTAAATCGTAAACCACAACTACAGTAGCGAACGGTTGATATCAGACAGAATAGATGGTCATATGTTTTGAGTCCTTTGTGATGTAGATCGATGTGCATGATATAATCAGAAACACAATTTATGAGGTCTATGCCCTCTCATTCGATCCTCAACAAACAGGTAATTGTCCATCAAAAGTGATGCCCCAATAACTGCTAGCACCCACTTCTTAAACACTTAGTGGTCAGGTGAATTGCAGTGCTTTAATGCTGTGTATCAGGCAAGACGCGCCATGAATTTTCATGACAAGCTTCTGGTATTCTTGCCCACAAACTTTTTCATAGGACTCATTAGGTTTTATGTTATGGCAGAAAGGCAGTTATATGTATGAAACTATTCCTGTAGGGTGAAATCAATATCTGAATTGTACATCAgtaaagaagagaaagatatacatttttttgGTAGTAATATCTGGTAACACATCACCATGATAAGTGatcttgcatcacaaaactaccGAACAAGGTGGCAGACGTGGATGTTTGATCAAGACAAATTCAGAAAGAACAAAACTCAAATCTTtacatgatatataactcaatacaaatggactTCCCGTACCCATTTagataatggaaagaaagtacacaacTTGAAAAgcgtttactgagaaaagaggcttttaatttgagatattcaagTGTAATCCTGACCAGCGGTGCTCTGtgcgatgatttcatttcatttcatttcatttattaggtttccacacaaatcatacagtgttgtgtttacaacatccatCAATGACAATGTAAAGTGACACAAAAATTATAAGTTATAAGTTCGGTATATACAAAAAGGATTTACATACtacaaaatcaattgaaattatTCTCAAGGGTACATTCATGACAGATaaataaaattgtgtgtggaGGGAACCTacattggacaaaaaaaaaaaaaaaaaaaacaggatgtgaaattcatagcAAGAACTATAAGGctctacaagcttgcttttatgCAGGCCCTATCATATTTTTCGCATTATGACCTTAGTTTAACtcgcatgtatacagacctCTTATttataccaagacaaacttttgaacatttcGATGAAATCCATTTTAAATtatgttctgtgtattttttttggggcatttatattatttattgtgatatatgtgagaaatatgaaaataaattgaaatgaaatgaaatgacatgaaatgatcAGATAAAGCTGTAATTTTGCACACTCATTAAGAACAATATATTCATGACTGATATTAATTTCCAATGCAATTACCATTATCCTCCCAAATGTTATTAAAGTGGAACATGGAACATCTGTATTAGAGTGATTTGCCATGCTCCTAATGCATAAAACCGAGACAGCCTAAAAACATGCCAAAAAATATCATTCCATGATCTCAAGATTTAGAATtacatctgaaagaaaatatacaaaactaAAGATTGACTGGGTTGActtgttttgtgtgttgtgACTCCTTGAGTAAAATTAGTTGTGtaactttttgttagttttgtgatgcattgtCATATGTGATGGTAACTAGGAATATGCCAACTGGGATTCCAACATAGTCATAGATTTTTGATTGAGATTATAATGACTagaatcatgaaatatttgatttGCCCATATATTCCCATAATCcctgaagaattttttttaatcaacaggcctacagcattttttttaaaataaaattgaacTCATACTGCAGTGGCAGACACAGGATTTTTaaaatgcgggggggggggggggggggggtgcaagcAGTGAGGGAGTGAAGTGAGTGAGTGGGTGAGGATGAataagggtttttttttgggggggggggcacaaaaaTTGTTAAAAGTTGCATTTTGAGAGCACTTTATAATGGAAAGACATAACCTTTCTTACTGTTATTACTTGGATAAAAGACCAGGATTATTGTAAAATAGAACAAGGAAAATGAAATACCTCCTATTTTTGAGTGAGTGATGATAGAAATATTGGCTTTGAATGATGCACTTGATAAATTTCAGGCACAGTCattaaagataatgataatataccTCTTATCAGGCCTACTCCGCAAAAACTCTCAAGTGCAAACAAAAAGTTATGATATACCGGTAATATGGATGTCTTGGCTAAAATCATGATTGCTAATTcagttcaatccattttttttacactcaTGGGGTGAAACCCCCTTGTCAGCCAAAGGCTGATTTTCAGAGGGGTCCACACACAGGTTTATAATACAAgcattatacatacagtacatgcacaTGCATACAGTTACAAACATATAACTCATGAAACatatgcaaatgaaaatatataatctATTTTTTagacacaaaaagaaaagggttAAACAACAAACTTGTGAGATACAACATGCCTAAGGAAaataagaagaaacaaacacatttcaGACTGAAATTCAAATGGGTAAAAAAATTGGTACTGCTGATATCTTGACTGTGTATTGATTAGTGCAAGTACTAGGTTGGTACTCCATTGGACTGCACATCATACATTCATACTTACGTTatataatcatgcattttttttttaatgtatcaagGGAAATATTAAATAGAACATATTAAACCAAATCATTCCATAGAGAAGCACCTCTGTATGCCAAAAATCTCTTACCATAAACTGTTTTAGGGCGTATCATAATTAATTGCGAGTCGCCAGAGCTTTTGGAATAATGTGAGTGATGTACTGTGAAAAGTTCATCCAAATATAGAGGGGCAGTATGATGAACATATTCTGGATACATAACTTGAGCTAAATGCTTTTATCTGCGGATGTGCAGTCGATTTAATCTTAATAATGAGTACAATAATTTACTTGGGAATAACTGATTCACAATCTTAACACTGCCAAtctattttgcaaaatttgtaacttgtctgactttgttttgttggtATTATCCCACACTTTGGAACAGCTGGGAAAATGAGCTTggattacataattatgaagtaATGCTAATGTTGCTGTGTAATACGATACCGTATTGTCTTTGATAGACTCAAAAGTTTCTATACTTTAGAGTTCAAATATTCAGTATGCATTCCATAATAAATCTTCCATCACTATAAATTCCCAAATATTTACAGGCTTTTACTTTTTTGTCTGTGTGctatttatatacacacatgatCCCAATTACATTCTTCCATTTCTTCAATCTTTGTTTAGCGCaaattatcatatttttacACTTTGTACCATTTACAAGTGTTTGCTCAGATGTAGGACACCATCTGTGCCAATGGGATGCCATTTATTACTACAAAATCTCTCGCCCATATTCCAGGTGTGATGTACATAACGCTGATAGCCTACGTCATCCGTTACTTCGGCTATTCCCTCGTCCGCAACCCTTGGTTCATTCTTCCTGTCCAGCTTCTCCATGGGGTCACCTACGGCCTCGCCTGGCCCATGTTCACCGCCTTTGCCAATACTGTGGCCCCAAAGGGCATGGCCGCCACTCTGCAGTCGATAGTGGCATGTTCATTCATGGGAATTGGtaggtctgtttgtttgttttttttcttattctggTTTGACTTTCTAGACTTTATACATCTCACGTTGTGGTGCAAAGCCAGAATATACCATATATTCCTGGATATTATCTGCATGTTTTTATTGATTGGAAAACCCCCAAACTAGGACTTTAGTTCACGCAGGGAATCTTAAAATTGATTATTGCACTGAAAGTTAAGGAAGGAAATTCTTAAACAACAACTTATACTTCCACAGCTATTTGGAAAGACAAGGCGGACAAGAGTATTGATAATCATTGTTGTAATTACCGGCTTGtattggagagagagagagagactgtaGTAATGTGAACTCCATGAAAGAACAGAAAATGGAAGagataagaagaaaaatatgaggGAAACTGCTTTGTTTTATTGACTTCTGTTTGATTCAAAGTCTAGTGCAACTACAATAGAATTCTCCAGatttaatgaaaaacaaacatgattctGTCTTTATGTCTCAGGTGCTGGTATAGGCAACTTTATTGGAGGCATGATCTACCACAAGTTTGGAGCTAGGGTGCTCTTCCGGTGTGTGGGCTCCATGTGCATCGTGGCGCTGGTGATCTACTTTAGTTTCACTCAGTGTTTGCTGAGAGGGAAGAGATCAGGAGCgcagaaggaggaggaggaggaggaagtggGGGAGGAGATGGAGGTGGGATCCGGAGACAAAGAGCTGgaaaggggaggaggaggaggaggaggaggaggaggaggaggaggaggaggaggaggaggaggaggaggagatgaagaaaaaggagacagagggaaaggagaagaaagagacGGAAGAAAGAAAGGTGAGCAGCAGTGATGGGTTGATAATTTCATTCCatgtttatttattgtttctgcATGGTACAAAGCAACAaatcacttgaaaaaaaaaacccacattgATTCATCATTTATCATGCCTAACTTTGTGCTTGAGAGGTAAAGAATCATCATGAGAGAATGCAGAGATATAACATA is a window encoding:
- the LOC140235465 gene encoding major facilitator superfamily domain-containing protein 6-like, giving the protein MTKMTCRINREFLPIKMVYFSYLGAFACMLPFISVFFIHIGLTVWQVGLLRSLEPILTFIFSPLWGTLADRFSKHRLATTVAIAGAGILYFTFLFVPAMTGVHPDSLVADVATECPMQAGLEDQGLVCANELSTDHMMHQRSIRGDARNITNSSSTEQCTELCEAGKEAGRSVRDGNLVICFGQDEEVACHKCAGTTVEGTADGALVVFSVVCPSGSGRDLDGYSANFSDSNTGTSSPALVPDLLLTNVSDSCQQLVCCQCVREKLPNPRKGATFAICIFLGILAVSFNCNILMFFDAFTMELLKDRRKDYGKHRVWGAVSWGLFAFLGGVAVDVYTDLTGAKTDRFEPAFVIYLVGMTICGLIVYNMRLPEHRKPDAMKKNLQSLLCKGEIILFLFIVVVTGMSFVMTFTYVFIFMKTDLKSPYLLLGLAVTLTAIAEIPFMYFSGNIIKRAGYSGVMYITLIAYVIRYFGYSLVRNPWFILPVQLLHGVTYGLAWPMFTAFANTVAPKGMAATLQSIVACSFMGIGAGIGNFIGGMIYHKFGARVLFRCVGSMCIVALVIYFSFTQCLLRGKRSGAQKEEEEEEVGEEMEDRGKGEERDGRKKDAPIDAVNWVDAERNEKKNKEEEEEEMVFTTGLQMKSETTSHNDTNAVVHSANV